A genomic region of Strigops habroptila isolate Jane chromosome 20, bStrHab1.2.pri, whole genome shotgun sequence contains the following coding sequences:
- the GRIN3B gene encoding glutamate receptor ionotropic, NMDA 3B: MAGLRALWLLAALGAAGGHPQPCRVPAPPGPAVRLGALLPPGSPRRARLRAALARAAGAGASPGAGPGGTPLPSNLSLEVVAGGPAARDPGSLARWLCGALAGRGVAAVLALPRSRRELLLLDFLAAALEIPFVSLLDTRGLLPVRAQSPFHFRVDRQSSLETLVDVLVSILQANDWQETNLVLCHPWDVSGFLGLWARRSQLFLRTVLDLGYLDEPRATRYLQQHREHFRTLSSPVLVLGCDLQRARLIFRTAEESGLLLHELHWVLGSPLSAGELQTEGLPLGLLAYGELNPPPLELFIQDVVELVSRAIGSASRTRPGPAVLHTAVNCSDGRPAGGESPGLVLSRFLSNTSFHGRTGPVRVESARLVRLEQRFHVWRLQRDPRGAPAWGTVGSWRRGRLELEEGARQSQRHGPGEAAAGTHRRLRVVTLVEHPFVFTREVDEDESCPVGQLCLDPGTNDSAVLDALFEELGAGNGSVPRVYKKCCYGYCIDLLEKLAEDMSFAFELYIVGDGKYGAWKNGRWTGLVGDLLSGMAHMAVTSFSINSARSKVIDFTSPFFSTSLSILVRTKDTASPIGAFMWPLHWTMWVGVFVALHMTALFLTLYEWKSPYGMTPLGRNRMKIFSYSSALNLCYAILFGRTVSSKTPKCCTGRFLMNLWAIFCLLVLSSYTANLAAVMVGEKTFEELSGIHDPKLHHPSQGFCFGTVWESSAEEYIKKSFPEMHEHMRRHNVPNTPAGITMLKTEPPKLNAFIMDKSLLDYEVSIDSDCKLLTVGKPFAIEGYGIGLPQNSPLTSNISKLISWYKSSGFIDLLHDKWYKMVPCGKRVLAVTETLQMGIYHFSGLFVLLCIGLSTSLLTSLGEHVFYRLVLPRIKRKKKFNYWLHTSQKIHRALNMGTEEQQSQKLSLEQRCALQPRPWSTRRVRFQLDSKAPPEGEEPPGNGPLEQELRELERSIWELRDRLRAALARRSELVAALGTAKGSRVLPAGTATEEPPERHPPARPSSAPLQGSREEEEEEGE; this comes from the exons ATGGCGGGGCTGCGGGCGCTGTGGCTGCTGGCGGCGCTGGGCGCGGCGGGGGGGCACCCGCAGCCCTGCCGCGtcccggccccccccggccccgccgtgCGCCTCGGGGCGCTGCTGCCGCCCGGCTCCCCCCGTCGCGCCCGGCTCCGCGCCGCGCTGGCCAGAGCCGCCGGTGCCGGTGCCAGCCCCGGGGCGGGTCCCGGGGGGACGCCGCTGCCCTCGAACCTCAGCCTGGAGGTGGTGGCGGGCGGCCCGGCCGCGCGGGACCCGGGCTCGCTGGCGCGGTGGCTCTGCGGGGCGCTGGCGGGGCGCGGCGTTGCTGCCGTCCTGGCGCTGCCCCGCTCCCGGcgggagctgctcctgctcgACTTCCTCGCCGCCGCCCTGGAGATCCCCTTCGTCAGCCTCCTGGACACCCGCGGGCTCCTGCCCGTCCGAGCGCAG AGCCCCTTCCACTTCCGTGTGGACCGGCAGAGCTCGCTGGAGACGCTGGTGGACGTGCTGGTGAGCATCCTGCAGGCCAACGACTGGCAGGAGACCAACCTGGTGCTCTGCCACCCCTGGGACGTCTCCGGCTTCCTCGGCCTCTGGGCCCGTCGCTCCCAGCTCTTCCTCCGCACCGTCCTGGACCTCGGGTACCTGGACGAGCCCAGGGCCACCCGCTACCTCCAGCAGCACCGGGAGCACTTCAGGACCCTCTCCAGCCCCGTGCTGGTGCTCGGCTGCGACCTGCAGCGCGCCCGGCTCATCTTCCGCACGGCCGAGGAGtcggggctgctgctgcacgAGCTTcactgggtgctggggtccccGCTCAGCGCCGGAGAGCTGCAGACCGAGGGGCtgcccctggggctgctggcttACGGGGAGCTCAACCCGCCGCCGCTGGAGCTCTTCATCCAGGACGTGGTGGAGCTGGTGTCCCGCGCCATCGGCAGCGCATCCCGcacccggcccggccccgccgtgCTGCACACCGCAGTGAACTGCAGCGACGGGCGCCCGGCGGGTGGCGAGTCACCCGGCCTCGTCCTCTCCCG GTTCCTGTCCAACACGTCCTTCCACGGCCGCACGGGGCCGGTGCGGGTGGAGAGCGCGAGGCTGGTGCGGCTGGAGCAGCGGTTCCACGTGTGGCGCCTGCAGCGGGACCCGCGGGGGGCCCCGGCCTGGGGGACGGTGGGCTCGTGGCGGCGCgggaggctggagctggaggagggcGCCCGGCAGAGCCAGCGCCACGGCCCCGGCGAGGCGGCCGCGGGCACCCACCGGCGGCTGCGCGTGGTGACGCTGGTGGAGCATCCCTTCGTCTTCACCAGGGAGGTGGATGAGGACGAGAGCTGCCCCGttgggcagctctgcctggacCCTGGCACCAACGACTCGGCCGTGCTGGACGCCCTCTTTGaggagctgggtgctggcaACGGGTCGGTGCCGCGGGTGTACAAGAAGTGCTGCTACGGGTACTGCATTGACCTGCTGGAGAAGCTGGCTGAGGACATGAGCTTTGCCTTTGAGCTCTACATTGTGGGTGATGGGAAATACGGGGCCTGGAAGAACGGGCGCTGGACGGGGCTGGTGGGGGACCTGCTCAGCGGCATGGCCCACATGGCCGTCACCTCCTTCAGCATCAACTCGGCACGGAGCAAAGTCATCGACTTCACCAGCCCCTTCTTCTCCACCAGCCTGAGCATCCTGGTGAGGACCAAGGACACGGCGTCGCCCATCGGAGCCTTCATGTGGCCCTTGCACTGGACCATGTGGGTGGGCGTCTTTGTGGCCCTGCACATGACGGCCCTCTTCCTCACCCTGTACGAGTGGAAGAGCCCCTACGGCATGACCCCCCTCGGCCGCAACCGCATGAAGATCTTCTCCTACTCCTCAGCCCTCAACCTCTGCTACGCCATCCTCTTTGGGCGCACCGTGTCCAGCAAGACGCCCAAGTGCTGCACCGGCCGCTTCCTCATGAACCTCTGGGCCATCTTCTGCCTCCTGGTGCTCTCCAGCTACACGGCCAACCTGGCGGCTGTCATGGTGGGGGAAAAGACCTTCGAGGAGCTCTCAGGCATCCACGACCCAAAG CTGCATCACCCCTCGCAGGGCTTCTGCTTCGGCACCGTGTGGGAGAGCAGCGCCGAGGAGTACATCAAGAAGAGCTTCCCCGAGATGCATGAGCACATGCGGCGCCACAACGTCCCCAACACCCCTGCTGGCATCACCATGCTCAA GACGGAGCCCCCCAAGCTCAACGCCTTCATCATGGACAAGTCGCTGCTGGACTATGAGGTCTCCATTGACTCTGACTGCAAACTGCTCACTGTGGGCAAACCCTTCGCCATTGaag GCTACGGCATCGGCCTCCCGCAGAACTCGCCGCTCACCTCCAACATCTCCAAGCTCATCAGCTGGTACAAGTCCTCCGGGTTCATCGACCTCCTGCACGACAAGTGGTACAAGATGGTGCCGTGCGGGAAGCGCGTCCTCGCTGTCACCGAG ACCCTGCAGATGGGCATCTACCACTTCTCGGGgctctttgtgctgctctgcattgGGCTCAGCACCTCGCTGCTCACCTCTCTGGGCGAACACGTCTTCTACCGCCTCGTCCTGCCCCGCATCAAGCGCAAGAAGAAGTTCAACTACTGGCTGCACACGAGccag AAAATCCACCGGGCTCTGAACATGggcacagaggagcagcagagccaaaAGCTGAGCTTGGAGCAGAG GTGCGCCCTGCAGCCGAGGCCCTGGAGCACACGACGGGTGCGCTTCCAGCTGGACAGCAAAGCCCCCCCCGAGGGCGAGGAGCCCCCCGGGAACGGGcccctggagcaggagctgcggGAGCTGGAGCGGAGCATCTGGGAGCTGCGGGACCGGCTGCGCGCGGCCCTGGCCAGGAGGAGCGAGCTGGTGGCCGCGCTGGGCACGGCCAAGGGCAGCCgggtgctgcctgcagggacagCCACCGAGGAGCCCCCGGAGAG